One segment of Candidatus Bathyarchaeia archaeon DNA contains the following:
- a CDS encoding chorismate synthase — MSGNSLGERFRVMSFGESHGPCVGIVVEGCPAGLRLAREDIQKELDRRRPGVGDFVSQRRERDEVEILSGLFMGRTTGAP; from the coding sequence TTGAGCGGGAACTCGCTTGGCGAAAGGTTCAGGGTCATGAGCTTCGGCGAAAGCCATGGGCCTTGCGTAGGGATTGTTGTGGAGGGTTGCCCAGCCGGGCTGAGGTTAGCGCGCGAGGACATCCAGAAGGAATTGGATAGGAGGAGGCCGGGGGTTGGAGATTTTGTTAGCCAGAGGAGGGAGCGCGATGAGGTGGAGATACTCAGCGGGCTCTTCATGGGCCGGACCACGGGCGCGCCCC